The genomic region CCCCCTTTCATCTAATGTGAGAAGAGGGTGTGCGAATGATTCTATCGCTTTTAATGCAGGTAATATTAATTACGATCAATATTTATGGGATTTTGGTGATGGAAATGTTTCCAATTTAAAGAACCCTCTCCACGCGTATAGCGATAGTGGTATCTATGTTGTTAGCGTACAGGTTACAGATATTAATGGATGTGTTCAGAATTTTCCACTGTCTTATGCCGTGGAGATTTTTAATCCGAAAGCGGATTTTACATATACAACCCCACTCTCAAATTGCGAAACAGGAACAGTAGTTGGACTTTTATCAAATTTGTCAACAGGAAGCACTTCCTGGTTATGGCAGTTCGGCGACAATACTACCTCTAGTTTGTTTGATCCTTTGGTTCATAATTTTTATTTACCGGGCTTCCAGGGATACTATGGGATTACTTTAATCGCCAGTAAGAATATTTGTAGTGACACTATGACCATTGTGAATGCTGTTTATGGTGCTTCACTGGTGGCAGATTTTAATTATACATCCGGTGTGAATTGTGTTCCGGCAATTGTGGAATTTACGGATGTGAGTATTGATGCAGTAAGTTGGTTCTGGGATTTTGGTGATGGCGATACTTCTTCACTCCAACATCCGGTACATGTCTATAATACGAACCCTGCTGATTCAATTACCTTGACAGTTCGGGATATGTATGGCTGTGTCAAGACGAAATCACTTCCTTCTCCTCAGTTGACGGCTGCAGCTTTTTCTATTTCCGGAGATGGTGGATGCGCCCCATTCAATGTGACTTTTAGTGACTCCAGTAGTAATGCCGTGAGTTGGAGTTGGCAGTTTGGTGATGGTGCTGTTTCGAATGTACAACAACCAACCAATTCCTATGCAAGTGACGGTTATTATGATGTTACTTTAATTGTTACGTCTGCATCAGGGTGCAAGGATACACTGGTCGTAGACTCGATGATCGAAGTGAATACTCCTGTTGCAAATTTTTCGGTCGATACTTTGGAAGGATGCTCTCCATTGTTTGTTAATTTTACTGATCTAAGTTTAAATGCCGTGGCATGGAATTGGAATTTCGGAAATGGAAGTTATTCAGCGAATCAAAATCCTTCTTTAATTTATACAAATCCGGGTTATTATGATGTGCAATTGATTTCAGAAAATAAGTTTGGTTGCTTAGATAGTATATTAATAGATAGTCTGGTGTTGGTGAGAGGTGCTGTCCCATTATTTACTGTTTCATCTGTTTCAGGCTGTGCTCCACATGCAATAAGTTTTGCCAATGTATCACAAAATAGTGTAGCCTATGAATGGCATTTTGGCGATGGTACAGAGGATACAAGCAGTAATCCTGTGCATGTCTTTACTGAACCCGGTACCTATACGGTTTCTTTATATGCATTTGATTCCTCCGGGTGTTCTACAATTTACACTTACCCTCAAATTATAACTGTAAGTTTAAGTCCTGTGCTATCTTATTCAGTCGATAATATCGTGGGTTGTACACCACATACCATTCAAATTACGGATACATCCACTGTTGCCGATAGTCTTGTTTGGTGGATGGGAGATGGAACGGTTATTACAGGAAATAATCCAACACATACTTATACCCAGCCGGGAAATTATAGTATTACCCTGATCGCATTTAATGCAGAAGGATGTTCTGATACACTTGTATATGCTGATACTATCATTGTCAATATTCAACCGATAGCAGATTTTTCGGCTGATATACTCGAAGGCTGCAGTCCGGTTGAAATTACTTTTACGAATAACTCTTCCGGATTATCGAATCCTGTTTATGAATGGGATTTTGGTAATGGAGATGTCTCGATGCTTTCTGATCCTTCATATACCTATACGAACCAAGGTGTGTATACAGTGTCCTTGATTGTTACAAATGATCAGGGGTGTTCTGATACTTTGGTTAAAACAGACTATATTGATGTTTATGATCAAAACCCGCCTCCTGTATCCGACATCTATCGTGTAACGGTGAATTCACCGGATGAAGTCTTTATGGAATGGCAAAAGACAATGGTGAATGATCTTGACTATTATGTCGTTTATCGAAGAAATGCGATGACCATGGTATATGATAGTATAGGGCAGGTGTTTCAATCCAATACCGGTGTGAATAACAATATACCGTTTTTCGAAGATTCCGGCTTGAATACGAATACATCAACATATGCTTATAAAGTACAGGCAGTAGATAAATGTGGACTTCGTGTTGATTTCTCTGCTCTTCGCGCGCATGAAACTATTTTACTAAATGCAGTGGGTGCTCATCAGCAGGTAGCTCTTACCTGGAATCCTTATGGAGGATGTTCAGTTACCGGGTATGAAATTTATAGAGAAGATAATGGCAATGGGGTTTTTCAATTGATAGCGATTGTGGATAGTTTAGTTCATAATTTTGTGGATACTACCGCCGGTTGTCCGGTTCCATATGCCTACAAAGTAGTGGGATTGAATATTTGTGGTGACCCATTGTATCAATCATCAAGTAATTCATCTACGGCAACCCCTACCAGCGATGTGGATGATCAATTTGTAGATATTGTACGTTCCACCGTTGTGGATGATGAATTTGTTTTAACAGAGGGGGGAGAGCCGTCTATATTGCCTTCATTGGTGGATAGATTTGATGTTTACAGATCAACCGATGCAGTTAATTACCAACTTATAGCCTCTGTGCCGGGAACTGCTCATGAATATTCTGATTTTGATGTTTCAGTCGATCAACAGGATTATTATTATAAAATTATTGTACAAAATATTTGCAATGTCGAAGCAAAAGAAGGTTTCATCGGATCCTCTATTTTATTGCAGCGCTTAGAGATGGGGGCAGATTATATTTTAAAATGGACCAAGTATCAACAATGGAATTCCGGAGTGGAAACGTATGTCATTGAAAAACTGAATGGGAATGGTGTTTGGGAAGAAATTGAAAGACTACCGGGCACTGTCACTGAATGGGAAGAGAAGTGATTTTTCTGGCTTTTCGGATCGAGACATTTAATTCATATCCGACCAGTAACACAAACGAGTTGATGTACAACCAAACTAAGATTACGATTAAGGTCCCTATTGATCCATATACCTTATTGTATTGTCCAAAGTTGGTGATAAAATAATTAAATCCAAGTGAGGTCAAGACTATTAGTAAAGTGGCTAAGGATGATCCGGCTGAAATAAATTTTAATTTATCATGTTTGGAAGGTCCATAATAGTAGAGAAGAGATATTGCTGAAAAACACAGCGCCAGTAGAATAATCCATTTTCCAAGGGAAAGCAATACCAGTTGCATGAAATTTGCCAATATTTGCTTTTCTTCCAGGTAGTAGTATACAAACTCTGTTGTTACTATAAGTCCCACTGCCAGAAAGACTAATAATGCAAGAGTAATGGTTAATCCAATTGCCATCATTCGAAATTTCCATGCAGACCGTTGTTCTTTTCCATGATAACTTTTGTTGAACCATGTCATCAAAGCCATAATACCATCTGCAGAAATAAATAATGCAAATAAAAAACCAAATGAAAGCAAGCCTCCGCGTTGATGAAGAATGATATCTTCTATTGTCTCTCTTGCACTATCGAATGTGTTTGCCGGTAAGAAATCTTTGATAAGTGATAACAACCTTTCTGGAAATGATTCGATTGGTATATAGGGTATCAGAGTAAAGATGAAAATGATAGTAGGGAATAGGGCAAGAAAAAAACTGAATGCCAGTGATCGTGCTCTTGTTTGCAATTCCCCTTCATTCAAACGGGTGAAAAAGAATTCTCCAACATCATAAAGAGGCAAGCCTTCAAATCCGGGAAGACGCAAGTGTTTTGAAATAACTAAAAGGGGTTTTACCGGCCAGTTGTTGAGGATAAACCGTATAATTTTACTATCACTCATTTTCTTATTTTCAAACTCAGATCAAGACTTTTTACAGAATGTGTTAAGGCTCCAACAGAGATGCAATCGACACCGGTTAATGCATAATCTCGTATGTTTTGAAGTGTAATTCCACCGGAAGCTTCCGTCGCCGTTTTCTTATTTACCAAATCCACTCCTTCTTTTACCAGTGGTGGAGTAAAGTTGTCGAACATAATACGGTTAGCTATTCCGGCAGAAAGTGCTTCCTCGACTTCGGCAAGTGTCCTTGTTTCAATTTCAATCGGCAATTGCAGATGGTTCTTCTTAAGATAGTTTTTTGCTTTCTCCAAAGCCGGCAATATACCTCCGGCACTATCCACATGATTATCTTTAATTAATATCATATCAAAAAGACCAAACCGATGATTGTGGCCTCCTCCTGTTAATACGGCTTGTTTTTCAAGTGAGCGAAGCAAGGGGGTCGTCTTACGCGTATCCATGACCTTCGCAGAGGTGCCTTTCACGGCATCTACATATTTTCGCGTAGTTGTTGCTATTCCACTCATGCGTTGCATGCAATTTAAAACAAGTCGCTCTGCTTTTAAAATACTCTGGATGCTTCCGGAAACTTTAAAAATACTTTCTCCTTTCTCCACCGCTTTTCCATCAACATGTTCACAGGAAAAGTAAAGCTCGGGATCAACAATCTTAAAAATTGTATTTGCGAGTATTAATCCTGACAATATACCGTTTTCTTTTGCCAGCAAATGTGCGGTACCGGTTTGTTTCGGATCAATAGTAGATAAGGAAGTATGATCTCCATCACCAACATCTTCTGCTAATGCAGCATGAATAAAATTTTCTAAATTCATAATATGCAAAAGTGCATATTATACAGCCATTATAACTGATTTAAAAGGGATTTTTAAGGTTTATCGAATAAAAAAGGGCTGAATTTTGTGGAAATCAGCCCTTTTAATTGGGGGTTTTTATTTATTCTTTCATAAATCTCAACTCCTGAATGATGGCATTCCCGCCTTGCTGTTTGATATAAAAATAAGTTCTATAACTTACTCCCTGAGTAGTAATCAGACTTCCAATAGCATATCGTGCGCCTTCTTTAGATTCCCCTTTGTGTATTATTGTGAAAGAACGGGGTTGATTCTTTGAGAAGAAATCCCTCAATACTTGTTCCGCTTGTACCTTGCTATACACCTCTTCCTGAGTAATAATGGTGAGATCAACAGAGTTGCCGAAATACTTAGAAACAGATTTAGCATCTCCGGACCTCAAGGCATTTGCAATATCATCCAATAAGTCAAGTTCAGCCGAAGCAATGTTTACACTCAACAGAAATAAACTTAGGATGGTTATTAGACTTTTCATGGTATTTTATCTTCCGCATGTTGGCAAAATTCTTGCCAAAGGCGGGATACAATTCAATTATTATTCAATTTTACACAATATTAGAAGGTTTTTGGAAGGAATTAACATAAATTGCTTACAGGGTTTTCAACAGGAGTAATTAAAATTATTATATATAAAAACAATTGAAAATCAGAATAATAGCAATTGGTAAAACGGATTCTGGCTGGTTAAAAGAAGGCCTGACAACTTATTTGGAACGGGTGAAGCGTTATTTAAAGATAGAATGGCAGGAAATTGAGCTCAATTCAAACGCTAAAAAAGGTAAGGCGGAGGTAATGATACTGGAGGCTGGTAAAATTCTAGCCTGCATTAAATCTTCAGATTATGTGGTATTGCTTGATGAGAAGGGAAAGCAATATCGTTCGGAAGAATTTGCTGCCTGGTTAAATAAGAAATTCATTTCCGTTCAGGAAGATATTGTTTTTGTGATTGGAGGTCCATACGGTTTTCATGATTCAGTCAAAGCCCGTTCTTCCGAAAAATTATCATTGTCGGAGATGACGTATACACATCAGATGATTAGATTGTTCTTTACAGAACAATTGTATCGGGCAATGACGATTTTGAAAAACGAACCTTATCATCATTCCTGATGCAATAACTTTTTATACACAGAAAGGTAATGCGATACTCCTTTTTAAGACTAAATAATTCGATTGCTTTCTCCCGTATTTTTTCAGGTGAAGTATTTGTTTTTAATTTAAGAATTTGGTGGATCGATTGATCATACGCTTCATTATCATTTGAAGAACAGATGACTCCTGTTCCCGAAATTAAAATGATTTCATCAGTATCGCCTATCCCTTTATTGCACACAACAGGAATGCCCATACTGAGTAATTCACCAATCTTTGTTGGGGAACTTGCAATTTTAGAGTATGCCGGTTTTAATAAAACTTATTGAAATATCTGCAAGACTTAATAACGCCGGTAATTCTGACCGGTTTGCTTTGGTGATTATTAATTTGCTTGAATCAACTCCGCATGTTGATGCCATAGTCCTAAATAATTCAGGAGATTCGTGAGTAATAACCAAAAATTTGCTTTCAGGTTTAATTAAGGATAGCCGTTTGAAAAAGGCAATCATTTCCAGCGGGAGATACCAGGTACTGAAACTTCCCAAATAGGCAAGTATGAAATCTGATGTTTTTAACCCAAGTTTTTTTCTCCAGTTATCTGCATCTGATGCAAGTATTAATGCAGGATTAAAATGATCTGTGTCAACACAGCAAGGTATAACCTGAATCATTGGTGGGTTAGTTGTGTTTGGATTCAACCCCTTGATTACAGGGCAGGCCTTATTCGTTAAAGATATAATTGCATCTGCATTTCCAAATAAGTCTTTTTCTCTTCCTTTGAAATAGTTATAAATATATCGATACAAAGGATTCTTCAAATTCCAGATGTTGCCATCTACTTTCTCATCTACCCAAAGGCCTCTCATGTCAAATAGGAAGGGGATAGAAAACTCCTTCTTAATTTTTATTCCAACTAGCCCTGCAATATAACTTCTGCAATGAATTAAACTGAAATGATAATGCTTTTGCAATTTCCGCGCTAGCTGATGTATTTTATAAATATCAAGAATCGTGCTGAGTACAGGTGGTTTTTTAGTATATGGAATAGGATGCCAAATAATGTTATTTGCATTACAAATGGAGGAAATATGCTTCTCTAATATTTTGAAGTTTTCAGGTTTCTCAGCACTGATCAGATGTATGCTGTAACCGTTTGATGCCAGTCCACATAAATAGGGTAGAACCTGAGACTGCCCTAAAGGGTCTGTCATTCCGTCATATGAAATGTATAGGATGTTTGGCTTTAACACAGAAAGGTTGAATTTTATATCTTCTCAAAAGTAGTGGAAATTACTTTATTTCGTAAGTTCGTATCAAATAAACCATGCAGCACTATTCGGTCTTAGACTTTATTTTATTGCCAATATATCTCCTTGTTATCTTGATGGCTGCGAATATTTATGCTAGAAAGAAAAAAGAGGAGAATCCAATATATAATTATTTCATGTTGGGATTGCTCGCTAAAATTGTTGGTGGTTTGGGACTTGCATTTGTGTATACTATTTACTACCCGGGAGGCGATACTACTGAGTACTTTCGTAATGTAATCGCTGTACAACGTTTGGCCATTATAGATTTCGATTCCTTTTGGCATGTAATGACAGAGCCCCCAACTAATTCTCACTTATATTATTTTAATA from Bacteroidota bacterium harbors:
- a CDS encoding PKD domain-containing protein translates to MGDGTVITGNNPTHTYTQPGNYSITLIAFNAEGCSDTLVYADTIIVNIQPIADFSADILEGCSPVEITFTNNSSGLSNPVYEWDFGNGDVSMLSDPSYTYTNQGVYTVSLIVTNDQGCSDTLVKTDYIDVYDQNPPPVSDIYRVTVNSPDEVFMEWQKTMVNDLDYYVVYRRNAMTMVYDSIGQVFQSNTGVNNNIPFFEDSGLNTNTSTYAYKVQAVDKCGLRVDFSALRAHETILLNAVGAHQQVALTWNPYGGCSVTGYEIYREDNGNGVFQLIAIVDSLVHNFVDTTAGCPVPYAYKVVGLNICGDPLYQSSSNSSTATPTSDVDDQFVDIVRSTVVDDEFVLTEGGEPSILPSLVDRFDVYRSTDAVNYQLIASVPGTAHEYSDFDVSVDQQDYYYKIIVQNICNVEAKEGFIGSSILLQRLEMGADYILKWTKYQQWNSGVETYVIEKLNGNGVWEEIERLPGTVTEWEEK
- a CDS encoding YihY/virulence factor BrkB family protein, producing the protein MSDSKIIRFILNNWPVKPLLVISKHLRLPGFEGLPLYDVGEFFFTRLNEGELQTRARSLAFSFFLALFPTIIFIFTLIPYIPIESFPERLLSLIKDFLPANTFDSARETIEDIILHQRGGLLSFGFLFALFISADGIMALMTWFNKSYHGKEQRSAWKFRMMAIGLTITLALLVFLAVGLIVTTEFVYYYLEEKQILANFMQLVLLSLGKWIILLALCFSAISLLYYYGPSKHDKLKFISAGSSLATLLIVLTSLGFNYFITNFGQYNKVYGSIGTLIVILVWLYINSFVLLVGYELNVSIRKARKITSLPIQ
- the nadC gene encoding carboxylating nicotinate-nucleotide diphosphorylase; translated protein: MNLENFIHAALAEDVGDGDHTSLSTIDPKQTGTAHLLAKENGILSGLILANTIFKIVDPELYFSCEHVDGKAVEKGESIFKVSGSIQSILKAERLVLNCMQRMSGIATTTRKYVDAVKGTSAKVMDTRKTTPLLRSLEKQAVLTGGGHNHRFGLFDMILIKDNHVDSAGGILPALEKAKNYLKKNHLQLPIEIETRTLAEVEEALSAGIANRIMFDNFTPPLVKEGVDLVNKKTATEASGGITLQNIRDYALTGVDCISVGALTHSVKSLDLSLKIRK
- a CDS encoding DUF4783 domain-containing protein, which translates into the protein MKSLITILSLFLLSVNIASAELDLLDDIANALRSGDAKSVSKYFGNSVDLTIITQEEVYSKVQAEQVLRDFFSKNQPRSFTIIHKGESKEGARYAIGSLITTQGVSYRTYFYIKQQGGNAIIQELRFMKE
- the rlmH gene encoding 23S rRNA (pseudouridine(1915)-N(3))-methyltransferase RlmH gives rise to the protein MKIRIIAIGKTDSGWLKEGLTTYLERVKRYLKIEWQEIELNSNAKKGKAEVMILEAGKILACIKSSDYVVLLDEKGKQYRSEEFAAWLNKKFISVQEDIVFVIGGPYGFHDSVKARSSEKLSLSEMTYTHQMIRLFFTEQLYRAMTILKNEPYHHS
- a CDS encoding glycosyltransferase, whose protein sequence is MTDPLGQSQVLPYLCGLASNGYSIHLISAEKPENFKILEKHISSICNANNIIWHPIPYTKKPPVLSTILDIYKIHQLARKLQKHYHFSLIHCRSYIAGLVGIKIKKEFSIPFLFDMRGLWVDEKVDGNIWNLKNPLYRYIYNYFKGREKDLFGNADAIISLTNKACPVIKGLNPNTTNPPMIQVIPCCVDTDHFNPALILASDADNWRKKLGLKTSDFILAYLGSFSTWYLPLEMIAFFKRLSLIKPESKFLVITHESPELFRTMASTCGVDSSKLIITKANRSELPALLSLADISISFIKTGIL